A part of Terriglobus roseus genomic DNA contains:
- a CDS encoding metal-dependent hydrolase → MEPVTHMLTGACLSRALGLPAKVRYATVACVIAAEIPDADYVYRLGGPLVYFQHHRGWTHALWSLPLQAAVITAAFYFVHRMQKQRPQRRSIDIPTNWPLLFGLCLVALLSHLLLDWTNNYGVRPFAPWNPRWYYGDLIFIVEPLLLLFLGGALILPMLLSLINGEIGAKKPRSAGQGLAATALILMTALWGYRYMQRSDAKTQARNQDYQSGPVWRMGLNPYPINPFRWFVVAETSSAMELGRFDNHTGTYDTDTIRTLSKPPVTPAVVAAKQSWLGRVYLDWARFPMVEDRGTAEQVHPEMDLEPQERSWHVVRFTDLRFGYPVLGMSGSTAPLGAEAWVDGTQHVQRLFLGKTEQKLP, encoded by the coding sequence ATGGAGCCCGTTACCCACATGCTGACGGGCGCATGCCTCTCGCGTGCGCTGGGTTTACCTGCAAAGGTCCGCTACGCAACCGTCGCCTGCGTCATCGCCGCAGAGATACCGGACGCGGATTACGTCTACCGACTCGGCGGCCCACTCGTTTACTTCCAGCACCACCGCGGATGGACACACGCACTGTGGTCACTGCCGTTGCAAGCCGCAGTTATCACCGCCGCTTTTTACTTCGTCCATCGGATGCAGAAGCAACGGCCCCAACGCCGCTCCATCGATATCCCCACGAACTGGCCATTACTCTTCGGCCTCTGTCTTGTGGCTCTGCTCAGTCATCTGCTGCTCGACTGGACCAACAACTACGGCGTACGTCCCTTCGCCCCGTGGAACCCGCGCTGGTATTACGGCGACCTGATCTTCATCGTGGAACCGCTACTGCTCCTGTTCCTCGGTGGGGCACTCATCCTGCCAATGTTGCTCTCGCTGATCAACGGTGAGATCGGCGCAAAGAAACCGCGCTCCGCTGGCCAAGGGCTGGCCGCAACAGCGCTCATCCTTATGACTGCGCTCTGGGGCTACCGCTACATGCAGCGCAGCGACGCCAAAACACAGGCACGCAATCAGGACTATCAAAGCGGACCTGTGTGGCGCATGGGTCTGAACCCATATCCCATCAACCCGTTCCGCTGGTTCGTGGTGGCAGAAACCTCATCCGCAATGGAACTGGGCCGCTTTGACAACCACACCGGCACCTACGACACGGACACCATACGCACATTGTCCAAACCGCCCGTGACACCCGCCGTGGTGGCTGCAAAACAAAGCTGGCTCGGCCGTGTGTATCTCGACTGGGCACGTTTTCCCATGGTCGAAGATCGTGGCACGGCAGAGCAGGTGCATCCTGAGATGGATCTGGAGCCACAGGAACGCTCCTGGCACGTGGTGCGGTTCACCGATCTGCGTTTTGGCTACCCGGTACTGGGCATGAGCGGCAGCACCGCTCCTTTGGGCGCGGAAGCCTGGGTGGACGGCACGCAGCACGTCCAGCGCCTGTTTCTGGGCAAAACCGAACAGAAACTGCCGTAG
- the ligA gene encoding NAD-dependent DNA ligase LigA: MSEQTTVKEIDALRREIEHHEHLYYVMDAPEITDAQYDRLINRLKALETEHPELVTPDSPTQRVGGKPKEGFVKVAHSRPMLSLDNAYNEAELRAWADRVAASIHRNETLEYVCEYKLDGLSLAMHYEGAGHGAAHLSRGLTRGDGTVGEDVTSNVRTIRSVPLAVSADKLKKAHMPQTFEVRGEVVMPQAAFIKMNEERVRAGQSPAANPRNAAAGTIRTVEPSIVAQRRLDYYAYFLLVNGEFLLPTQSETLEALRTAGFKTNPYARTVATIDDVLAFIAEAEARRDNLGYEIDGIVIKVNSVAQQKRLGFTGKAPRWAIAYKFPARGAVTKLLGVKFQVGRTGKLTPVAVLAPVGIGGITVARATLHNPDEIARLGVKIGDSVAVERGGDVIPKITEVVSDAQHPRGDVEIVFPSRCPRCDQPVLREEGEVDYRCVNASCPARLHEELVHFASRGVMNIEGLGDVMVGQLLGHSLVEAAEAEDVPLEEADAASEEEPTRAALVHTVADLYRLKAEDLLTLERVGQKTADALIEQIDRSRKAPLYRVLLGLGIRHVGERTAQDLANTFGSMDAIMQASVDELKAAEGIGPIVAQTIYDFFQVKKNRDLVEDLRGQGLQFTAEKKVVGTALAGMTFVLTGTLPTLTRDDAKQRIEAAGGKVSGSVSKKTSYVVAGEEAGSKLDKARELGLAVLDEAGLLQLLG, translated from the coding sequence ATGAGCGAACAAACGACGGTAAAAGAAATTGACGCGCTGCGACGTGAGATTGAACATCACGAACACCTGTATTACGTGATGGACGCGCCGGAGATTACGGATGCGCAGTATGACCGGTTGATCAATCGGTTGAAGGCGTTGGAGACGGAGCATCCGGAGTTGGTTACACCGGACAGTCCTACGCAGCGTGTTGGTGGCAAGCCGAAGGAAGGCTTTGTGAAGGTCGCGCATTCGCGGCCCATGCTGTCGCTGGATAACGCATATAACGAGGCCGAGCTGCGTGCGTGGGCGGATCGCGTGGCGGCTTCGATCCATCGCAACGAGACGTTGGAATACGTTTGCGAATACAAGCTGGATGGCTTGTCGCTGGCGATGCACTACGAAGGCGCGGGGCATGGTGCAGCGCATCTATCGCGTGGGCTTACACGTGGTGATGGAACGGTGGGAGAAGATGTCACCAGCAATGTGAGGACGATTCGCAGTGTGCCCTTGGCCGTGAGTGCGGACAAGTTGAAGAAGGCGCATATGCCGCAGACGTTTGAAGTGCGTGGCGAAGTGGTGATGCCGCAGGCTGCGTTCATCAAAATGAATGAGGAGCGCGTGCGTGCGGGGCAGTCTCCTGCAGCGAATCCGCGCAATGCGGCTGCGGGAACGATTCGCACTGTGGAGCCGAGCATCGTCGCGCAGCGTCGGTTGGATTACTACGCTTACTTCCTTCTAGTGAATGGTGAGTTCTTATTGCCAACGCAGAGCGAGACGCTCGAGGCGTTGCGTACTGCTGGCTTCAAGACGAATCCGTATGCGCGCACGGTGGCCACGATTGATGATGTGTTGGCGTTCATTGCAGAAGCAGAGGCACGGCGCGACAACCTTGGTTATGAGATTGACGGCATTGTGATCAAGGTGAACTCGGTTGCGCAGCAGAAGCGACTGGGCTTTACGGGCAAGGCACCGCGTTGGGCCATTGCGTATAAGTTTCCTGCGCGTGGTGCGGTGACGAAGCTGCTGGGTGTGAAGTTCCAGGTGGGACGCACGGGTAAGTTGACGCCGGTTGCGGTGCTTGCGCCTGTTGGGATTGGCGGCATCACGGTTGCTCGCGCGACGTTGCATAACCCGGATGAGATTGCGCGACTGGGTGTGAAGATTGGCGACTCTGTTGCCGTGGAGCGTGGCGGCGATGTGATTCCGAAGATCACGGAAGTTGTGAGCGATGCGCAGCATCCACGTGGTGATGTGGAGATTGTGTTTCCTTCGCGTTGTCCGCGATGCGATCAGCCTGTGCTGCGTGAAGAGGGCGAGGTGGACTATCGCTGCGTGAATGCGAGTTGTCCTGCGCGTTTGCATGAGGAGTTGGTTCACTTTGCTTCGCGCGGTGTGATGAACATTGAAGGCCTGGGCGATGTGATGGTGGGGCAGTTGCTTGGTCACTCGCTGGTGGAAGCTGCGGAGGCAGAGGATGTGCCGTTGGAAGAGGCTGATGCAGCGAGTGAGGAAGAGCCGACTCGTGCTGCGTTGGTGCATACGGTTGCGGATCTGTATCGGTTGAAGGCCGAAGATTTATTGACGTTGGAGCGCGTTGGGCAGAAGACCGCGGATGCGTTGATTGAGCAGATTGATCGTTCGCGCAAGGCGCCGCTTTATCGTGTGTTGCTGGGGCTTGGCATACGGCATGTGGGCGAGCGGACGGCGCAGGATCTGGCGAATACGTTTGGCAGCATGGATGCCATCATGCAGGCTTCCGTTGATGAGTTGAAGGCTGCGGAGGGGATTGGGCCGATTGTTGCGCAGACGATCTATGACTTCTTCCAGGTGAAGAAGAATCGTGATCTGGTTGAGGATCTGCGTGGGCAGGGATTGCAGTTTACTGCTGAAAAGAAAGTAGTTGGCACGGCGCTGGCGGGAATGACGTTTGTTTTGACGGGTACTTTGCCTACGCTGACGCGTGATGATGCGAAGCAGCGGATTGAGGCTGCGGGCGGTAAGGTGTCTGGAAGTGTCTCGAAGAAAACGAGTTATGTGGTGGCTGGCGAGGAGGCCGGAAGCAAGCTGGATAAGGCCCGGGAATTGGGCCTAGCTGTACTGGATGAGGCTGGATTGCTGCAATTATTGGGCTGA
- a CDS encoding TetR/AcrR family transcriptional regulator, whose protein sequence is MAVSESTKKSTRLASRKQVLTDLRRSEIIEAALKVFARKGFHHSRTEDVATQAHIAKGTLYLYFKSKDAIYDAALQHAIDNLSVLSDERVAAAKDTRSRVEAWIHTRLDFWCSRGDMYHMILTVGRETRHRKQTATLLRSAQRSFVDILQQAIDEGDLPPRDLSAIGWLVMDAIRGSNERRFLHLCERDIARDTAIIVDTVMRYFE, encoded by the coding sequence ATGGCCGTCTCGGAATCGACGAAAAAATCCACCCGCCTCGCCTCGCGCAAACAGGTCCTCACTGACCTTCGTCGCAGCGAAATCATCGAGGCCGCGCTCAAAGTCTTTGCACGCAAAGGCTTCCATCACTCGCGCACAGAAGACGTCGCCACCCAGGCCCACATCGCCAAGGGCACGCTCTACCTCTACTTCAAGTCCAAAGACGCCATCTACGATGCCGCGTTACAACACGCCATCGATAACCTCTCTGTCCTTTCCGACGAACGCGTAGCCGCAGCGAAAGACACACGGAGCCGCGTCGAAGCATGGATACACACACGCCTCGACTTCTGGTGCTCCCGCGGCGACATGTATCACATGATTCTCACCGTGGGTCGCGAAACCAGGCACCGCAAACAAACCGCGACACTCCTTCGCTCCGCACAACGCAGCTTCGTCGACATCCTTCAGCAAGCCATCGACGAAGGCGACCTGCCTCCCCGCGATCTCAGCGCCATCGGCTGGCTCGTCATGGACGCCATCCGCGGCTCCAACGAGCGCCGCTTCCTGCACCTCTGCGAACGCGACATCGCACGCGACACCGCCATCATCGTCGACACAGTAATGCGCTACTTCGAATAA
- a CDS encoding transglutaminase-like domain-containing protein: protein MKIKSEFDIQFHIPKQTPIVAVLHVHPSVESRLLSADTLTVEHIVAVEERLEPIPLQVSQYIDSFGNRCSRFVAPEGAVRLSGSNVMEASETPDPQGEGLAQIPIEDLPDEALQFLLASRYCQVDEFGAIAAELFGSTKPGWERAAIIRDWVHDKVAFNYKAARSTKTAMDVFTERVGVCRDFQHLAITLTRALNIPARYVTGYLGDIRVPYAGPGDFSAWYQVWLAGQWWNMDARHHTPRLGRIPMAFGRDAADVAITTSFGLAELTHFHVESNEVDCDGRPVPLPTSTDPSAASPITLQ, encoded by the coding sequence ATGAAGATCAAGTCCGAATTTGATATCCAGTTTCACATTCCGAAACAGACCCCGATCGTTGCCGTATTACACGTCCACCCGTCCGTGGAGAGCAGACTTCTATCCGCTGACACCCTCACGGTCGAACACATTGTTGCAGTGGAGGAACGGCTGGAACCAATCCCGCTGCAGGTATCACAGTACATCGACAGTTTCGGAAATCGATGTTCACGTTTCGTCGCTCCAGAAGGAGCAGTCCGTCTTTCTGGGTCCAATGTAATGGAAGCCTCCGAAACACCCGATCCGCAGGGAGAGGGACTTGCACAGATACCGATCGAAGACCTTCCAGACGAAGCGCTGCAGTTCCTGCTCGCCAGCCGCTATTGTCAGGTCGACGAATTCGGGGCTATTGCCGCCGAACTTTTCGGTAGTACCAAGCCCGGTTGGGAGCGAGCAGCCATAATCCGCGACTGGGTACATGACAAGGTCGCTTTCAACTACAAAGCGGCGCGATCGACCAAAACAGCGATGGACGTGTTCACGGAGCGCGTCGGGGTCTGTCGCGATTTTCAGCACCTGGCAATTACGCTCACTCGTGCGCTAAACATTCCCGCCCGCTATGTCACGGGTTATCTGGGAGATATTCGCGTCCCCTATGCGGGCCCCGGCGATTTTTCGGCGTGGTATCAGGTTTGGCTTGCTGGCCAGTGGTGGAACATGGACGCACGGCACCACACGCCTCGACTCGGCCGCATCCCGATGGCTTTCGGCAGAGACGCTGCTGACGTGGCTATCACCACGAGCTTCGGCCTGGCGGAATTGACCCACTTCCATGTTGAATCGAACGAGGTCGATTGTGATGGACGTCCCGTGCCCCTGCCAACCAGCACGGATCCCAGTGCTGCCTCTCCAATTACTCTGCAGTGA
- a CDS encoding DHA2 family efflux MFS transporter permease subunit, which produces MQSLQEEENALPPGEESHGASSLHHAEEVMDRAETALAPSAAEFEPGVPLARAPEPRVFNPWIIALVVTMGTFMEVLDTSIANVALPHIAGSLSASQDESTWVLTSYLVANAIILPISGWISSVLGRRNFYLGSVILFTIFSAACGIAPTLGALVVFRVLQGLSGGGLQPSVQAILADAFPGEKRGMAMAVYTVAILCAPVLGPTLGGWITDNYSWRWIFYINIPVGVLCAFFTRMVLHDPPHLTKAREARKGKPIQIDGTGLALVSIGLAATEIVLDRGQELDWFGNPFILWSTIIAVVAVVGAIVWELHVKNPVVNLRLLKERNFLFCCVIVLGMYTALYATTFLLPQFMQELMGYDATTAGIAVSPAGLVTMLEVPLVGWLLSKGTDARRLIACGIITMTAGTYWLSLGNLNVAETNLIWPRVLQVMGLGMTTVPLSTIMFRFLPADQSSNAAGIYALVRNEGGSIGIALSSTFLQRMTQAHQTYLSADITSSSPGVMQQIKSAGAAIGGAAMDKTYDGMALLYHQVQQQALLLAYMDQYRLFAYILACLLPMVLLLKRPPRVVGKITLDAH; this is translated from the coding sequence ATGCAGTCATTACAGGAAGAAGAAAACGCTTTGCCGCCTGGGGAAGAGTCTCATGGGGCGTCATCGTTGCATCATGCGGAAGAGGTGATGGATCGCGCTGAGACGGCGCTGGCTCCCTCTGCTGCAGAATTTGAACCGGGTGTGCCGTTGGCGCGTGCACCCGAACCGCGTGTGTTTAATCCGTGGATTATTGCGCTTGTGGTGACGATGGGCACGTTCATGGAGGTGCTGGATACGTCGATTGCGAACGTGGCGCTGCCGCATATTGCAGGCAGCCTTTCTGCTTCGCAGGATGAGAGCACGTGGGTGCTGACGAGTTACCTGGTTGCGAATGCGATCATTCTGCCGATCAGCGGATGGATTTCAAGCGTGTTGGGGCGGCGGAATTTCTATCTTGGCTCAGTGATTCTGTTCACGATTTTTTCTGCGGCGTGCGGCATTGCGCCGACGCTGGGTGCGCTGGTGGTGTTCCGCGTGTTGCAGGGACTTTCCGGTGGTGGTTTGCAGCCGAGTGTGCAGGCGATTCTGGCGGATGCGTTTCCTGGCGAGAAGCGCGGTATGGCGATGGCTGTGTATACCGTTGCGATTTTGTGCGCGCCGGTGCTGGGGCCGACGCTGGGCGGATGGATTACGGATAACTATTCGTGGCGCTGGATCTTCTACATCAACATCCCGGTGGGTGTTCTTTGCGCCTTCTTCACGCGCATGGTGTTGCATGATCCTCCGCATCTGACGAAGGCTCGTGAAGCGCGTAAGGGCAAGCCGATACAGATTGATGGCACGGGTCTGGCGCTGGTGAGCATTGGTCTTGCAGCGACGGAGATCGTGCTGGATCGCGGACAGGAGCTGGACTGGTTTGGTAACCCGTTCATCCTGTGGAGCACGATCATTGCTGTGGTTGCAGTGGTGGGCGCGATCGTCTGGGAACTGCATGTGAAGAACCCGGTGGTGAATCTGCGGCTGTTGAAGGAACGCAACTTCCTGTTCTGCTGCGTGATTGTGCTGGGCATGTACACGGCGCTGTATGCGACGACATTCCTGCTGCCGCAGTTCATGCAGGAGTTGATGGGGTATGACGCAACGACTGCAGGTATTGCCGTGTCGCCTGCTGGTTTGGTGACGATGCTGGAAGTGCCGCTGGTGGGCTGGTTGTTGAGCAAAGGCACAGATGCTCGACGGTTGATTGCTTGCGGCATCATCACGATGACTGCGGGTACTTATTGGCTATCGCTGGGCAATCTTAATGTGGCGGAGACCAACCTGATCTGGCCGCGTGTGTTGCAGGTGATGGGGCTGGGCATGACGACGGTGCCGTTGTCGACGATCATGTTCCGCTTTCTGCCTGCAGATCAGAGCAGCAATGCTGCGGGTATTTATGCGCTGGTGCGTAACGAAGGCGGATCGATTGGCATTGCGCTGTCGAGTACGTTTCTGCAACGCATGACGCAGGCGCACCAGACGTATCTGAGTGCGGACATTACTTCGTCTTCACCGGGTGTGATGCAGCAAATCAAATCTGCGGGTGCTGCGATTGGCGGTGCGGCGATGGATAAGACGTATGACGGTATGGCGTTGCTGTATCACCAGGTGCAGCAGCAGGCGCTGTTGCTGGCGTATATGGATCAGTACCGTTTGTTCGCTTATATCCTGGCGTGTTTGTTGCCGATGGTGCTGTTGTTGAAGCGGCCGCCAAGGGTGGTTGGAAAGATCACGCTGGACGCACACTAA